The genomic interval GCTGCCGGTGGAACTGCTGGAGAGCATGAAGACGCACACCGACAACGTCTCCGGCTACCTCGCCGAGTTGGCCGAGCGGGCCGAGCGACGCAGGCTCCTGCGGGAGGAACTGGACCGCTATCAGGGGGAGTTCGGGGCGTTCACCGACGCCGAGATGGCTGAGGCCAGAGCCCTCCTGCACGGACCCGAGGAGTCGGAGCGCGCGGCGTGACCCTTGAGTCGCTGGTGCTTGACTCGCAAGGTTTCGCCGGGTGGATCGACCGCGATCGCAAGGTGATGCGATTGCTCGAGCAAGCCGAGCGTGACGGGGCCGATCTAGCCATGTCGGCCGCCACGATCATCGAGGTTTCCCACTCTGGCGTTGACCTTGCGCGGATGAACTGGTTGCTCTCCCGGATCCGGGTGGAGCCGGTGACGAAGGAGAGTGCCCGTCGCAGCGCGGGGCTGTTGCAGGCGGCGGGCCTCCACGGGCACAAGTACGCCATCGATGCCATGGTCGCCGAGGTGGCGCTACGGCTACCTGCGCCGGTGGTGGTCCTGACCTCCGATGTTGACGACATGGTCAAGCTATGTGGGCAGCGGGTGCGGGCCATCGGGCTGTAAGCGGTTTTCCGTTGTGGCAGAGGCTGTCCGATTCGCTGGTCCGCGACGGGATGTGGTCGAGTTCAGGTTCAACGTCTGATTCGACGCACCGTCGCCCGCTCCGGGTGCGGCGGGCTGGTTCAATGGATCGCCGTGGAATGGGTGTTCGACGGCGAGGTCATCGAGTGGCGCGGACCGGCGCCGTACTTCTTCGTCGCCATGTCCCCGGCCGACAGCGCCGAGCTCAAGGAAGCGGCGCGATCGCTGATCTACTGGGGTCAGGTTCCGGTGCACGTCGTCATCGGCGGTACGGAGTTCAGGACAGCTCTCTTTCCCCGGGGCGGCCGTTATCTGGTACCGCTCAAGGACGCGGTCCGGAAGGCCGAAGGCATCGGCGAGGGTGACGTCGTGGCGGTGGTGTTGCGTCCGGCCCGGGGACGTGACGTCCGGCGGTGACGGAGTCGTGTCGGGTGCAGGCCCAACCTCGGAGTGCCGGCGGCTGTCGTGATCATGAGCAGTTCCGACGATCGCGTCTATGATCCACTCGCACCGCGACCGTGACGGAGGAACCCACGTGATCGACGCGATCGTTTTCGATGTCGGCGGAACGATTCTCGACGAGTCCCGCGAGTTCGAGACCTGGGCGGACTGGTTGGGCGTTCCACGGCACACGTTCTCGGCGGTCTTCGGCGCGGTGATCGCCCGGGGTCTGGACTATCAGGAGACGTTCCGGGTCTTCCGACCCGGGTTCGACCTCGCGGTCGAGATCGAGCGCCGGGCGGCGGCCGGCATGCCGGAGTCGTTCGGCGAAGAGGATCTCTACCCCGACGCGCGGCAGTGCCTGACCTCCCTGAAGGATCAGGGCCTGTTCGTGGGCCTGGCCGGCAACCAGCCGGCCTGGGCAGAGACGGCTCTCCGCGCTCTCGACCTCCCGGTGGACATGATCGGCACCTCGGGCGGCTGGGGCGTGGCGAAACCGTCACCAGCCTTCTTCGAGCGGGTCGTCCGGGAAGGCGGTGGTGACCCGTCGTCGATCCTCTACGTCGGTGATCGGCCCGACAACGACGCACGCCCGGCCGGGGCGGCCGGGATGCGGACCTGTCTGATCCGGCGCGGTCCGTGGGGTCACATCCTCGACGACCCGGCCGGCTCCGAGCAGTGCCTGTTCCGGATCGATTCGCTGGACGAACTCCCGAGCCTGGTCGCGAAGCACAACGCCGCAGCCGGCTGACTCGCCGCGGGGGAACCGCCTTCTCAGCCGGGTTGCCCGGCCAGGCCCGCCGCGATGGTGTCCGCGATCGGGGTGGTCGGTCGGCCGGTGAGCCGGGAGAGGTCGCCGGGGGTGCCGGCGAGCAGACCTCGGCTGATCGCCTCGTCCACGTCGACCAGTACCTCGGCCAACGGGCCGGGGACGCCCGCGCTGGTCAGCAGCGCCGCCCGCTCCGCCCCGGGCAGCGAGGTGTGTACGACGGTCCGGCCGGCCTGCCGGGAGACCTCCTCGGCGAACTCCTCGAAGCTCCACGTGGTGTCGCCACTCAGCTCGTACGCCCGGCCCAGGTGCCCGTCCTCGCGGAGTACCACGGCTGCGGCGGCGGCGTAGTCCGCCCGGGTGGCGGTGGCGATCCGGCTGCCCGGGGTGACGTTGGTGACGATGGCTCCCCGGCTCAGGATCCCCGACAGCTCGTTGACGGCGTACACCTCGGAATACCAGTTGTTCCGCAGGAACGTGTACGGCAGACCCGAGTCGAGGATCAACTGTTCGGTCTCCCGGTGCTCGGTGGCGAGCTGGAAGTCGGCCCGTGGGCCGCCGAACACGCCGGTGTAGGCCAACTGGGCGACGCCGGTGACCCGGGCCGCCTCGATCACCGCGGCGTGCTGTGCGGTGCGCCTGCCGACCTCGCTGCCGGAGATCAGCAGCACCCGGTCCTCGGGCCGGAACGCCCGGGTGAAGGTTTCCGGCTCGTCGTAGTCGGCGATGTGCAGTCCGACGCCCCGGGCCACCAGGTCGGCCGCCCGCTCCCTGCTCCGGGCGACGGCGGTGATCCCGTCCGCCGGTATGCCGGCCGCGAGCAGGTCGGCGATGACCAGGCGGCCGAGCTGGCCGGTCGCGCCGGTGATCACGATGCTCATCCGAGTGCTTCTTCCGATCGGTGTCGACGGGTGTGGTCGGTAGCTCCGAGGCTCACCCTAGAGCCGGTATATGCCCTGGTGACAGTACCCACTTCTGAGTAAGGTACTGACGTGAGCGTAAGTGCGGAGTCGATTCCCGCCGGGCCGGTCCCGTCCGGTCCGGCCGGCAGGCGAGCCGACGTCAACCGGGTGGACTGCCCGTCCCGGGGCGTGCTCGAACATGTCACCAGCCGCTGGGGCGTGCTGGTGCTGGCCGCGCTGCTGCACCGGTCGTACCGGTTCAGCGAGCTGCGCCGCCAGGTCGGCGGGGTGAGCGAGAAGATGCTGGCCCAGACCCTGCAGACCCTGGAGCGGGACGGCTTCGTGCACCGCGCGGCCCGGCCGGTGATCCCGCCCCGGGTGGACTACTCGCTGACCCCGGCCGGCCGGGAGGTCGCGGAGCAGGTGTCGGCGCTGGCGCGCTGGGTCGAGGGCCGGCTCGACGACGTGCTCACGGCCCGGAAGGCGTACGACGCGACGCGGGAGTCCTGAACTCCGGCGTCGGCGCGGTCGCCGCTCAGGAGATGTAGTGCAGGATCACGTTGTGCACGTGGTGGCTCTTCTGGTCGCCACGGAACTCCACCTCGTAGGTGTGGGTGCCGACGTGGATCGCGATGGCGCCGGTGGAGAAGAACGACCCGCCCCAGGACTTGTTGCTGACCACGCTCACGCTGGTGATCTTCGAGTACGGGATGCTGGTGATCGCGAACTTCTTGCCGACGAACGACTTGTCCTGGATGATCACGCGCCGGTCGGTCAGCCCGATGAACCCGGTGCCCGCGCCGATGGCGTCGTAGACGGCAATGACCCGTTCGCCGTCGAGGAGGCCGCTCTCGATCTGCTTGAGCTGCTCCCGACGGTCATAGCTGACGTTGGCCATGATCCGAGGGTAGGAGGGGCGTGCCACCCGGGCGCCGCCCCGCCGGCCGGGCCCGGTCAGTGCGGAGCGGTCACCGCGCGGTAGACGTCCTCGACCCGGGCGGCAAGCGTGACCTCACCCTCGGTGATCTCGCCGTCGTCGCGGGGGCCGATCCTGATCTGGGTGTGTCCGTCCAGCCGGCGGATCTCCGGACGGAGATGCAACGCGTCCGCGATGATCTTTATCCGCTCGGTGAGGGCCGCGTGCTGGGTGTCGTCGAGGATGAGGGTCCTTTTGATCTGCTGTCCCTCGCGGGTCCAGCCGCCCAGTAGGGTGAGTGCGTCGCTCAGGTAGTCACGGTCCATCCGGCCACCCCACAGAGCACGCATCGCCAAACCTCCCAGGCGTCGTTGCCGGCTTGTGGCCAAATCGTCGCCATCCCGTGTCTCGGTCGGTGCTCCCTAGTCTGTCGCTGGCCGGCTGGTGTGTCCACGTCCACCCTTCCGTCTTCTGTTGACCGGTGGTCCCGGCGCAGCTACCCGAATTCCCGATTGATCTGGCACGCTGGACGCCCGTGCGGACCGATTGGGCGAACGGTAACGACCGTGATGGGCATACCGAGGGGCATTCCGGGCGTGGGCGCCGGGAGCCGAAGGTCGTGGTGGGCGCCGCCATCGTGGTCGCCGGCCGGGTACTGGCCTGTGCGCGATCTCACCCGCCGGAGGTCGCCGGCCGCTGGGAGTTTCCGGGTGGGAAGGTCGAGCCGGGCGAGTCCGAGGTCGCCGCATTGATCCGGGAGTGTGCCGAGGAGCTGGGCGTACGCGTCGAGATCGGTGACCGGGTCGGCCGGGACGTCCGGATGGGCCACGGCCGTTCGGTGCTCCGGGTCTATCTGGCCGAACTCGTCGACGGGGACCAGCCGCAGCCGCTGGAGCACTCCGAACTCCGCTGGCTGCGCCCGGAGGAGCTGGACAGCGTGCCGTGGCTGCCGGCGGACGTACCGATCGTGGCGGCGCTGCGCCCGCTGCTGGCCGCCGCCCCCTGACGAGGCCGGACCGGGGCTGATCGACCTCCGGGCCGTGGGCCGGGGACCGCCGGGTGGCGGCCCCTGCCCACGACCCGGAACGGGTCAGTCCTTTGCCGGCGGCTGGTCCGGGTGGCTGTAGTTGAGCCCCTCGGCCGGCAGCGGGAAGGTCACGTCGTCGCCGAAGGGCGAGGGCGCGGCCGCCTTGTCGAAGGTGAACTCGCTGATCGCCAGCCGGCCCCGGGAGTCCAGCGGCGGAGCGGTCGGGTGCGGGACCTGCCGGCCCCAGTGCACGCCGCGCTCCGCGCTGGTGTCGGGGTCGTGCGACCCGCCGCCGTGCGCGTGCGCCGTGCCGAGCTGGTCCGGGTCGCGCGGGGGTTGGGCCTGCGCGGCCTCGTCCTGCTTGCCACGGCGGAAGATCTTGCTACCGAGCCACACAACAGGATCGTACCGTCGGTCGACGACGCGTTCCTTCATTGGGATGATCGCGTTGTCAGTGATCTTGATGTGCTCGGGGCAGACCTCGGTGCAGCACTTGGTGATGTTGCAATAGCCGAGCCCCTGCGACGCCTGGGCGTACTCCTTGCGGTCCGACTTCGCGTCCAGCGGGTGCATGTCCAGCTCGGCGGCGCGGATGAAGTAGCGCGGCCCGGAGAAGGCGACCTTGTTCTCCTCGTGGTCCCGGACCACGTGGCAGGTGTTCTGGCACAGGAAGCACTCGATGCACTTGCGGAACTCCTGCGACCGCTCGACGTCGACCTGCTGCATCCGGTAGTCACCCGGCTCCAGGTCGGCCGGGGGCGCGAACGCCGGGGTCTCCCGGGCCTTCTCGTAGTTGTACGAGACGTCGGTGACCAGGTCCCGGATGACCGGGAAGGTCCGCAGCGGGGTGATGGTGACCGTCTCGTTCTCCTCGAACGTCGACATCCGGGTCATGCAGCCCAGCCGGGGCATGCCGTTGATCTCCATCGAGCAGGAGCCGCACTTGCCCGCCTTGCAGTTCCACCGGCAGGCCAGGTCCGGCGCCTCGGTCGCCTGCAACCGGTGGATGACGTCGAGGACCACCTCGCCCTCGTTCACCTGCACCTGGTAGTCGGTCAGCTCGCCGCCCGACTCGTCGCCGCGCCAGACCTTGAAGTTGCGGGTGGAACCGGCCTTGCCGGCGCCGCCCGGCGCGTTCTGTGTCGCCATTACTTGGCCGCCTCCTCAGCGTGCGCCTCTGCGGTGAGGGCGTCGAAGTCCGCCAGTTCGTCTTCGGTCAGGTACTTGGCCAGCTCGGCGCGGTCGAAGAGCTGGATCAGCTCGGCCCGCATCTTCGGCAGCGGCTTCTGCTCCAGGCGTACCTTGTCGCCGTCGAGCGAGCAGACCAGGTTGACCGTGCGCCACTGCGGCGCCATGGTCGGGAAGTCCTCCCGGGTGTGCCCACCCCGGGACTCCTCGCGCTCCAGCGCCGCCCGGGCGGTGCACTCCGAGACGACCAGCATGTTGCGCAGGTCGAGCGCCAGGTGCCAGCCCGGGTTGTAGCGTCGCCCGCCGGCCACCGCCACCCGGGTCACCCGGTCGCGCAGGTCGGCCAGCCTGACCAGCGACTCCTCCAGCTCACCCTTGCGCCGGATGATGCCGACCAGGTCGCCCATCACCGCCTGGAGGTCCTGCTGCAACGTGTACGGGTTCTCCCCGCCCTCGCGCTCCAGCGGGGCCAACGCCCGGTCCACCGCGGCCTCGACGTCCGACGCCGCCACCTTGGGGCGGGCGGGCAGCCGCCCGGCGTACGCCGAGGCGTGCTCGCCGGCCCGCTTGCCGAAGACCAGCAGGTCCGACAGGGAGTTGCCGCCGAGCCGGTTGGAGCCGTGCATGCCGCCGGAGACCTCACCGGCGGCGAAGAGCCCCTGCACGTGCCCGTGCGCCGCACCGCTGTCCGGGTCGACCTCGACGCCGCCCATCACGTAGTGGCAGGTCGGGCCGACCTCCATCGGCTCGGCGGTGATGTCGACGTCGGCCAGCTCCTTGAACTGGTGGTACATCGAGGGCAGCCGGCGGCGTACCTCCTCGGCCGGCAGCCGGCTGGCGATGTCCAGGTAGACGCCGCCGGCCGGGGTACCCCGACCGGCCTTGACCTCGGCGTTGATCGCCCGCGCCACCTCGTCCCGGGGCAGCAGCTCCGGCGGGCGCCGGTTGTTGTCCGGGTCGGTGTACCAGCGGTCCGCCTCCTCCTCGGTCTCCGCGTACTGCTTGCGGAAGACGTCGGGGACGTAGTTGAACATGAACCGCTTGCCCTCGGAGTTCTTCAGCACCCCGCCGTCGCCCCGAACCGACTCGGTGACCAGGATGCCCTTCACCGAGGGCGGCCAGACCATGCCGGTCGGGTGGAACTGGAGGAACTCCATGTTGATCAGCGTGGCGCCGGCCCGCAGTGCCAGCGCGTGCCCGTCACCGGTGTACTCCCAGGAGTTCGAGGTGACCTTGTAGGAGCGGCCGACGCCGCCGGTGGCCAGCACCACGGCCGGGGCCTCGAAGAGGACGAACTCTCCGGACTCCCGGTAGTAGCCGAAGGCGCCGGCGATCTTGTCCCCGTCGAGCATCAGCTCGGTGATGGTGGTCTCGGCGAAGACCTTGATCCGGGCGTCGTAGTCGCCGTGCGTCTTCTTGTCCTCCTGCTGCAACGAGACGATCTTCTGTTGCAGGGTGCGGATCAGCTCCAGCCCGGTCCGGTCGCCGACGTGCGCGAGGCGCGGGTACTCGTGGCCGCCGAAGTTGCGCTGCGAGATCTTCCCGTCCTTGGTGCGGTCGAAGAGCGCACCGTACGTCTCCAGCTCCCAGATCCGCTGCGGCGACTCCTTCGCGTGCAGCTCGGCCATCCGGAAGTTGTTCAGGAACTTGCCGCCCCGCATGGTGTCCCGGAAGTGCACCTGCCAGTTGTCCCGGCTGTTCACGTTCCCCATCGCGGCGGCGGCGCCGCCCTCGGCCATCACCGTGTGGGCCTTGCCGAACAGCGACTTCGAGATGATCGCCGTCCGCTTCCCGGCGAGCCGGGCCTCGATCGCCGCGCGGAGGCCGGCGCCACCGGCACCGATGACGACGACGTCGTA from Plantactinospora sp. BC1 carries:
- a CDS encoding PIN domain-containing protein, which produces MTLESLVLDSQGFAGWIDRDRKVMRLLEQAERDGADLAMSAATIIEVSHSGVDLARMNWLLSRIRVEPVTKESARRSAGLLQAAGLHGHKYAIDAMVAEVALRLPAPVVVLTSDVDDMVKLCGQRVRAIGL
- a CDS encoding DUF1905 domain-containing protein; this translates as MEWVFDGEVIEWRGPAPYFFVAMSPADSAELKEAARSLIYWGQVPVHVVIGGTEFRTALFPRGGRYLVPLKDAVRKAEGIGEGDVVAVVLRPARGRDVRR
- a CDS encoding HAD family hydrolase, whose protein sequence is MIHSHRDRDGGTHVIDAIVFDVGGTILDESREFETWADWLGVPRHTFSAVFGAVIARGLDYQETFRVFRPGFDLAVEIERRAAAGMPESFGEEDLYPDARQCLTSLKDQGLFVGLAGNQPAWAETALRALDLPVDMIGTSGGWGVAKPSPAFFERVVREGGGDPSSILYVGDRPDNDARPAGAAGMRTCLIRRGPWGHILDDPAGSEQCLFRIDSLDELPSLVAKHNAAAG
- a CDS encoding SDR family oxidoreductase; protein product: MSIVITGATGQLGRLVIADLLAAGIPADGITAVARSRERAADLVARGVGLHIADYDEPETFTRAFRPEDRVLLISGSEVGRRTAQHAAVIEAARVTGVAQLAYTGVFGGPRADFQLATEHRETEQLILDSGLPYTFLRNNWYSEVYAVNELSGILSRGAIVTNVTPGSRIATATRADYAAAAAVVLREDGHLGRAYELSGDTTWSFEEFAEEVSRQAGRTVVHTSLPGAERAALLTSAGVPGPLAEVLVDVDEAISRGLLAGTPGDLSRLTGRPTTPIADTIAAGLAGQPG
- a CDS encoding helix-turn-helix domain-containing protein, which gives rise to MDCPSRGVLEHVTSRWGVLVLAALLHRSYRFSELRRQVGGVSEKMLAQTLQTLERDGFVHRAARPVIPPRVDYSLTPAGREVAEQVSALARWVEGRLDDVLTARKAYDATRES
- a CDS encoding PH domain-containing protein; this translates as MANVSYDRREQLKQIESGLLDGERVIAVYDAIGAGTGFIGLTDRRVIIQDKSFVGKKFAITSIPYSKITSVSVVSNKSWGGSFFSTGAIAIHVGTHTYEVEFRGDQKSHHVHNVILHYIS
- a CDS encoding 4a-hydroxytetrahydrobiopterin dehydratase, producing the protein MRALWGGRMDRDYLSDALTLLGGWTREGQQIKRTLILDDTQHAALTERIKIIADALHLRPEIRRLDGHTQIRIGPRDDGEITEGEVTLAARVEDVYRAVTAPH
- a CDS encoding (deoxy)nucleoside triphosphate pyrophosphohydrolase, with product MVGAAIVVAGRVLACARSHPPEVAGRWEFPGGKVEPGESEVAALIRECAEELGVRVEIGDRVGRDVRMGHGRSVLRVYLAELVDGDQPQPLEHSELRWLRPEELDSVPWLPADVPIVAALRPLLAAAP
- a CDS encoding fumarate reductase/succinate dehydrogenase flavoprotein subunit; this encodes MTTRIERHHYDVVVIGAGGAGLRAAIEARLAGKRTAIISKSLFGKAHTVMAEGGAAAAMGNVNSRDNWQVHFRDTMRGGKFLNNFRMAELHAKESPQRIWELETYGALFDRTKDGKISQRNFGGHEYPRLAHVGDRTGLELIRTLQQKIVSLQQEDKKTHGDYDARIKVFAETTITELMLDGDKIAGAFGYYRESGEFVLFEAPAVVLATGGVGRSYKVTSNSWEYTGDGHALALRAGATLINMEFLQFHPTGMVWPPSVKGILVTESVRGDGGVLKNSEGKRFMFNYVPDVFRKQYAETEEEADRWYTDPDNNRRPPELLPRDEVARAINAEVKAGRGTPAGGVYLDIASRLPAEEVRRRLPSMYHQFKELADVDITAEPMEVGPTCHYVMGGVEVDPDSGAAHGHVQGLFAAGEVSGGMHGSNRLGGNSLSDLLVFGKRAGEHASAYAGRLPARPKVAASDVEAAVDRALAPLEREGGENPYTLQQDLQAVMGDLVGIIRRKGELEESLVRLADLRDRVTRVAVAGGRRYNPGWHLALDLRNMLVVSECTARAALEREESRGGHTREDFPTMAPQWRTVNLVCSLDGDKVRLEQKPLPKMRAELIQLFDRAELAKYLTEDELADFDALTAEAHAEEAAK